Proteins from a single region of Hermetia illucens chromosome 3, iHerIll2.2.curated.20191125, whole genome shotgun sequence:
- the LOC119652308 gene encoding protein CNPPD1, translating into MAVGRSKCVIRGVKPNKVMPHDELMGRLKKSLYYGGIGRPKELTKVSSPLAEYASELFSEPHKGHSLHRLNKVTAGSIQASPCSLIMALIYLDRLNSADPGYVRRITPQELFIVSMMVSTKFYCGHDEEVYISDWAKEGNITEERMKELEIDFLCAIDWNIYISNEQFFDKLNSVEKILAQRQGIRRGWLTYTELLNLLPSFTIAKFFLSNIAVMAVSYAASVMTIAGAFFLVSHIPGNALTKGTTTSSPSGITSNESQNGTNGPAELLENRTMIDTSLNSRCGGPNSICPMFDIEEELRKLEDEYNEMDTVPVKYNENPGPLINLNGNYTLKEQDVGYESGVNWQRFKDDDGDGEDIGNSEDRNCSSILFWNILKNGELKILQLPYIWFKFI; encoded by the exons ATGGCAGTTGGACGCAGCAAATGCGTCATTCGTGGCGTAAAGCCGAATAAG GTTATGCCCCACGACGAGCTAATGGGGCGCTTGAAGAAGTCACTCTACTACGGTGGCATTGGCCGCCCGAAGGAGCTTACAAAAGTCAGCAGTCCGCTGGCAGAATATGCCTCAGAATTGTTCTCGGAGCCGCATAAGGGCCACTCGCTGCACCGCCTGAACAAGGTGACCGCCGGGAGTATCCAGGCCAGCCCCTGCTCACTGATCATGGCCCTCATCTACCTCGACAGACTGAACAGTGCCGACCCGGGCTACGTGAGGCGCATAACACCCCAAGAGCTGTTCATTGTATCCATG ATGGTTTCTACGAAGTTTTACTGCGGACATGACGAAGAAGTTTATATTAGCGATTGGGCAAAAGAAGGGAATATCACCGAGGAACGCATGAAAGAATTGGAAATAGATTTTCTATGCGCAATA GACTGGAACATATACATATCGAACGAGCAGTTCTTCGACAAATTAAATTCGGTTGAAAAGATTCTTGCACAGCGTCAGGGGATACGTCGGGGCTGGTTGACCTACACCGAGCTATTGAATCTACTCCCGTCGTTCACAATAGCTAAATTCTTCTTAAGTAACATCGCCGTTATGGCAGTTAGCTATGCGGCGAGCGTAATGACAATTGCCGGAGCCTTTTTCTTAGTTAGTCACATACCTGGAAATGCCTTAACGAAAGGAACAACCACTAGCAGCCCTAGTGGTATTACTTCCAACGAATCGCAAAATGGCACGAATGGTCCCGCGGAATTGCTAGAGAATCGTACAATGATAGATACTTCGTTGAATTCGCGATGTGGCGGTCCGAATAGTATTTGCCCAATGTTCGATATAGAGGAGGAACTTCGGAAACTAGAAGACGAATACAATGAAATGGATACAGTTCCGGTTAAGTACAATGAAAATCCAGGACCTCTGATTAATCTCAATGGAAATTACACATTGAAGGAGCAAGATGTTGGCTATGAGAGTGGGGTGAATTGGCAACGGTTCAAGGATGATGATGGTGACGGGGAGGACATTGGAAACAGTGAAGACCGAAACTGTTCGAGTATTTTGTTTTGGAATATTCTCAAAAATGGCGAACTTAAGATCTTGCAGCTTCCTTATATTTGgtttaaatttatttag